A window of the Armatimonadota bacterium genome harbors these coding sequences:
- a CDS encoding type II secretion system F family protein — MSTFAYTAVDQSGRSVKGKIEADNQQLVLSKLHDQRYHVLDIREARTGARFTGFDRFKKLKLNTLVVFSRQFATMIDAGISIIKCLDILENQTKDDVLKPVISQSMRDVKSGMSLTDAFAKHPNVFSKLYVNMIRAAELGGVLDTVLDRLAGFLETEMDIRTKIKSAMMYPIIVLVFSVLMICALFMFVLPKFKEIFVSMDVEMPPATRLLFDGSALFKAYWYIPLGLIIGGVLFVRAYGRTKAGRYQIDMLKLKAPLVGDIVLKMAVSRFSRTFGTLVSSGVPMMRALEIVGETAGNTVLAQAVDNARDSVREGQKVSAPLASSGMFPTMVTHMIDVGEETGRLSEMLIKVSDFYDREVDAAVKGLTSMIEPLLIVFMGVVVGFIAVSVMGPIFKLVSSIG, encoded by the coding sequence ATGTCTACATTTGCATACACGGCGGTTGACCAGTCAGGGAGATCCGTCAAGGGCAAGATAGAGGCCGACAACCAGCAGTTGGTCCTCTCCAAGCTTCACGACCAGCGGTATCACGTGCTGGATATCCGCGAAGCCAGGACGGGCGCCAGGTTCACCGGCTTCGACAGGTTCAAGAAGCTCAAGCTCAACACGCTCGTCGTGTTCAGCCGCCAGTTCGCTACGATGATTGACGCCGGCATCAGTATCATCAAGTGCCTCGACATCCTGGAGAACCAGACGAAGGACGATGTGCTGAAGCCCGTGATCAGTCAGTCTATGCGAGACGTCAAGAGCGGCATGAGCCTGACGGATGCCTTCGCCAAGCACCCGAACGTCTTCTCCAAGCTGTACGTCAACATGATTCGCGCGGCGGAACTTGGCGGCGTGCTCGATACCGTTCTCGACAGGCTCGCCGGCTTCCTCGAGACCGAGATGGACATACGCACCAAGATCAAGTCGGCCATGATGTACCCGATCATCGTCCTGGTCTTCTCAGTCCTGATGATCTGCGCGCTGTTCATGTTCGTTCTGCCGAAGTTCAAGGAGATCTTCGTGAGCATGGACGTCGAGATGCCGCCGGCCACGCGCCTGCTCTTCGACGGCAGCGCGCTATTCAAGGCCTACTGGTATATCCCGCTCGGCCTTATCATAGGCGGCGTGCTGTTCGTGCGCGCGTACGGGCGCACCAAGGCCGGCCGATACCAGATTGACATGCTGAAGCTGAAGGCTCCGCTCGTCGGCGACATTGTCCTCAAGATGGCCGTCTCGCGGTTCTCTCGAACATTCGGCACGCTGGTGAGCAGCGGCGTTCCGATGATGCGGGCTCTCGAGATCGTCGGCGAGACCGCCGGCAATACCGTCCTCGCGCAAGCGGTGGACAACGCTCGGGACAGCGTTCGCGAAGGGCAGAAGGTGAGCGCGCCCCTTGCGTCCAGCGGGATGTTCCCGACGATGGTCACGCACATGATTGACGTCGGCGAGGAGACCGGCCGCCTCAGCGAGATGTTGATCAAGGTCTCGGACTTTTACGACCGAGAGGTGGATGCCGCCGTCAAGGGTCTGACCTCGATGATCGAGCCTCTGCTCATCGTCTTTATGGGCGTTGTGGTCGGTTTCATTGCCGTCTCGGTCATGGGCCCGATATTCAAGCTCGTCAGCAGCATAGGATAG
- a CDS encoding type IV pilus twitching motility protein PilT has product MREIDLLHKLDEEPQSSDQKGKPVSDVHIDDLLRLGCEMGSSDIHLTVGRPPMVRCDGHLVATPYAELGQRDTQRLIYDILSNDQIQWFEKTRELDFSYGVKNAGRFRVNVYKQRGSIGVAMRAIPTKIPSMEELGLPPILRELTRKHSGLILVTGPTGSGKSTTIATMIDNINGERSGHIMTIEDPIEYLHNHRKCMVNQRELNTDTDSFENALRAILREDPDVILVGEMRDLETIAAAITLAETGHLVFGTLHTRNAPQTIDRVVDVFPAHQQDQIKVQLSNTIEAVVAQQLIPRVGGGRYAAIEIMVANPAIRNLIREGKTYQIYSSIETGGAAGMQAMDRVLADAHRNGVISYEEAVSRAIDRDNFTRLLNGS; this is encoded by the coding sequence ATGCGGGAGATTGACCTTCTGCACAAGCTTGACGAAGAGCCTCAGTCTTCGGATCAGAAGGGCAAGCCGGTCTCCGACGTGCACATTGACGATCTGCTTCGCCTCGGGTGCGAGATGGGAAGCTCGGATATCCACCTGACCGTCGGCAGGCCGCCGATGGTGCGCTGCGACGGACATCTCGTCGCCACTCCTTACGCCGAACTCGGCCAGCGCGATACCCAGCGGCTCATCTACGACATTCTGAGCAACGATCAGATCCAGTGGTTCGAGAAGACGCGCGAACTCGACTTCTCCTACGGGGTCAAGAACGCCGGGCGATTCAGGGTCAACGTCTACAAGCAGCGCGGCTCCATCGGCGTCGCAATGCGCGCGATTCCCACGAAGATTCCCTCGATGGAGGAACTCGGCCTTCCCCCGATCCTGCGCGAGCTGACCCGCAAGCACAGCGGGTTGATCCTGGTCACCGGGCCGACCGGAAGCGGAAAGTCCACGACGATCGCGACGATGATCGACAACATCAACGGCGAGCGCAGCGGGCACATAATGACCATCGAAGACCCGATCGAGTATCTGCACAACCACAGGAAGTGCATGGTTAACCAGCGCGAACTCAACACCGACACGGACTCGTTCGAGAACGCCCTGCGCGCCATACTGCGCGAGGACCCGGATGTCATACTGGTAGGCGAGATGCGCGACCTGGAGACGATCGCGGCCGCGATAACCCTTGCTGAGACCGGCCACCTCGTGTTCGGCACCTTGCACACGAGAAACGCGCCGCAGACCATTGACAGGGTGGTGGACGTCTTCCCGGCGCACCAGCAGGATCAGATCAAGGTACAGCTCTCGAACACCATCGAAGCCGTTGTCGCCCAGCAGCTCATTCCGCGAGTCGGCGGAGGTCGCTACGCGGCCATCGAGATCATGGTGGCCAATCCGGCGATCAGGAACCTAATCAGAGAAGGCAAGACCTATCAGATATACTCGTCCATCGAGACCGGAGGAGCAGCCGGCATGCAGGCGATGGATCGCGTGCTCGCCGACGCTCACAGGAACGGCGTGATCAGCTACGAAGAGGCCGTCAGCAGGGCCATAGACAGAGACAACTTCACCAGGTTGCTTAACGGCAGTTGA